A region from the Spea bombifrons isolate aSpeBom1 chromosome 7, aSpeBom1.2.pri, whole genome shotgun sequence genome encodes:
- the LOC128501333 gene encoding uromodulin-like — protein sequence MILQRVALLMLFCSWVSAFTTTSSSSYFLTTMKSQPIVNGSCNATTSLPSLTLVVDTSASMDYTLQEIKNATNFLVDGLQNETRQYTLVEFNDPSVGPAQITCFKKEFKDYVNKIYPYSGGDCPELSMAGLLLALENSPSGSLFVLVTDSSSKDYLDYDTVNRISSLLTSKRAKVIFLIRSYCFSSYSADFLIYREIASKSYGHVFLNFYYPDISKIVNLLDFLLWIPTNSSIRLLSIDTNYTSYVSTSFTFHVRNNFTAIIISTDGSIYSMVITGPSGVEAKTNKIMKEYWGSLHFVENPDIGAWKINISASASSSIRIEGITANSITPTDTCSKCHPRASCKKNLFGSKCVCNDGFEGNGYTCYDIDECSNWYWSYPCNTGICKNTYGSYNCTCPYGYEMSNGTCADINECARPGLNNCHSLASCINNNGSYSCLCPSDYFGDGFYCEFNECTTKVCGDGMECIKSNGSYSCMDPCTNYTTLSQPWRSTSYYYYYDYYYDYYYDYYYYTQCDYYLYGWYRFTGSGGTRMPEYCPSSYSCYTNGQMWLHGSHPQPVDGIVNRTVCTNRNGNCCYWSTDVSIKACSGGYHVYKLKGVSSCYSAYCTDPTTARDSCLCADDEECRFVNGHFGCYCKSTAGPSVIEDLRPVLTCDAHIMRASFRKCHLEKFNLSKKNIHLANGSCIGSQDYNASNMISVVSAPKAGVCGNELLKNSTHVIYKNTVYVSLDVNSTIGGEDVVRIRFSCVYPLDMQVSINTALKPFSSITIIDMEGAGQLKAVMALYKDSNYSSVFEGSEVTVTNKTILNIGIYIDGADISKYTLVMKNCYATPSTNPLDPKRYDIIKESCSSKQDASITILENGVSNRGRFSVQLFNYIKDSNRVFLHCYIRICEPAAELCTPRCSGMRLISESSNSTDRALFFGPITKQVDETKPSSACRGTWVPKHLLTFAILFLTVFVL from the exons atgattttgcaaAGAGTAGCTCTACTTATGCTCTTCTGTAGTTGGGTTTCTGCATTCACGACGACAAGCA GTTCCTCTTATTTTCTTACCACTATGAAGTCTCAGCCAATAGTGAATGGATCATGCAATGCTACAACAA GTTTGCCATCTTTGACCCTAGTGGTAGACACTTCTGCCTCTATGGATTATACtttgcaagaaataaaaaatgcaacaaattTTCTCGTTGATGGTCTCCAAAATGAAACGAGGCAATACACCTTGGTGGAATTTAATGAtccat CTGTTGGACCTGCTCAGATTACATGctttaaaaaagaatttaagGACTATGTGAATAAGATTTATCCTTATTCTGGTGGTGACTGTCCTGAATTGTCAATGGCCGGTCTCCTGTTGGCACTGGAAAACAGTCCTTCTGGCTCTCTGTTTGTACTAGTCACTGATAGCTCCTCAAAAGATTACCTTGACTACGACACAGTGAATCGTATATCTTCTCTTCTCACATCTAAAAGAGCAAAG GTGATTTTTCTAATCAGAAGCTACTGCTTCAGCTCATATTCTGCTGATTTCTTGATATACAGAGAGATTGCTTCTAAAAGCTACGGGCATGTTTTCCTAAATTTTTACTACCCTGACATAAGTAAA atTGTTAACCTTCTGGACTTTTTGCTTTGGATACCAACTAACAGTTCAATACGTTTGCTCTCCATTGATACAAATTATACCAGTTATGTCAGCACTTCCTTTACATTTCATGTCAGAAATAACTTTACAGCAATAATAATATCTACTGATGGATCTATATATTCAATGGTCATTACAGGACCTTCAG GTGTTgaagcaaaaacaaataaaataatgaaagaatATTGGGGATCATTGCATTTTGTAGAAAATCCTGACATAGGAGCTTGGAAAATTAACATAAGTGCCTCTGCATCCAGTTCCATACGTATTGAAGGCATTACTG CCAACAGTATAACAC CCACAGATACCTGCTCAAAATGTCACCCCAGAGCCTCTTGTAAGAAAAATCTATTTGGCAGTAAATGTGTCTGCAATGACGGATTTGAAGGCAATGGCTACACATGCTATGATATTGATGAATGCAGCAACTGGTATTGGTCTTACCCTTGTAACACCGGTATATGTAAAAACACATATGGCTCATACAACTGCACCTGTCCATATGGGTATGAAATGTCAAACGGAACATGCGCTGACATAAATGAATGTGCAAGACCTGGTTTGAACAACTGCCACTCATTAGCATCGTGCATTAATAACAATGGCTCCTATTCCTGCTTGTGTCCTTCTGACTATTTCGGAGACGGATTTTACTGCGAGTTCAATGAATGCACAACTAAAGTTTGTGGGGATGGAATGGAATGTATCAAATCAAATGGCTCGTATTCCTGTATGGACCCATGTACAAACTACACCACGCTTAGCCAACCTTGGAGAAGCacatcctattattattattatgattattattatgattattattatgattattattattatactcagTGTGATTATTACCTGTATGGATGGTATCGATTCACAGGAAGTGGAGGAACTCGAATGCCTGAATATTGTCCATCCTCATATAGTTGCTATACTAACGGTCAAATGTGGCTGCATGGTTCGCATCCTCAGCCTGTAGATGGAATTGTAAACCGCACTGTTTGCACGAACCGCAACGGGAACTGCTGCTATTGGTCAACTGATGTGTCAATTAAGGCTTGTTCTGGAGGGTACCACGTGTATAAACTAAAAGGAGTATCAAGCTGCTACTCAGCATATTGTACAG aTCCAACAACAGCCAGGGATTCCTGTTTATGTGCGGATGATGAAGAGTGCAGATTTGTTAATGGCCATTTCGGCTGCTATTGCAAAAGTACAGCTGGGCCTTCAG tcaTTGAAGATTTACGACCTGTTTTGACATGCGATGCCCATATAATGAGAGCTTCTTTTCGGAAATGCCACCTGGAAAAATTTAACTTAAGTAAAAAGAACATACATCTCGCAAACGGTAGCTGCATTGGCTCACAAGATTATAATGCCTCAAACATGATATCCGTGGTGTCCGCACCAAAAGCAGGCGTGTGTGGAAATGAGTTACTG AAAAACTCAACGCATGTCATCTACAAAAACACTGTCTACGTATCCCTGGATGTTAATTCTACTATCGGAGGAGAAGATGTAGTTAGAATAAGATTTTCTTGTGTATACCCACTGGATATGCAAGTTTCTATTAACACAGCATTGAAACCTTTTAGCAG catAACGATAATAGATATGGAAGGTGCTGGACAGCTAAAAGCAGTCATGGCTCTTTACAAAGACTCTAACTACTCTTCAGTCTTCGAAGGATCAGAGGTTACAGTGACCAATAAAACAATTTTGAATATTGGAATATACATAGACGGAGCAGACATCTCAAAGTACACCTTGGTGATGAAAAATTGTTATGCTACACCTTCCACTAACCCCTTAGATCCAaagagatatgacatcatcaaggAAAG CTGTTCAAGTAAACAGGACGCATCCATTACTATTCTTGAAAATGGTGTTTCAAACAGAGGACGATTCTCTGTTCAACTCTTTAATTACATCAAAGATTCCAATCGTGTGTTCTTGCACTGTTATATTCGTATATGTGAGCCAGCAGCAGAGTTGTGTACCCCA CGCTGCTCTGGCATGAGACTGATATCCGAGAGTAGTAATAGTACCGATCGTGCTCTTTTCTTTGGGCCAATAACTAAACAAG